From the genome of Symphalangus syndactylus isolate Jambi chromosome 13, NHGRI_mSymSyn1-v2.1_pri, whole genome shotgun sequence:
CCTTGATGCCAAGCCTGCACCCTGGGGGACCCTCCTCCCAAAGCTCCTGCCCTCTGGAGCCTCATTCTCCCACACCCTGCGTGATGGCCCAGCCGGCTCTACCCCATCGGGACTGTCACACTCAAGGTTGTGGAGGGGGCAGTACCGTGACTTTGGGTTGGTCGGAGAAGGAGCGTTTGTTGCACTGCAGCTGGGCTGCCACCAACTGCTGGATCATTAGTTCTTGAGCCGCTGTTAACTGGACACCCTCGCCTTCCCCAGAGCCCTGGCTGCCTGCCTCAGATCCACCAGGAGACGCCCCAGGCCCAGAGGCTGAGCTGCTGCTGCCCTGCGGCCCTGCAGGTGACTGCGACTGTGACTgtgactgctgctgctgctgtttccgAATCTTCTTCTTCCGGATCTGTTCTTCAGAGAGGACGCCTGTAGGGGGATGCAGGCCTCAGCAGAACCCCAGGGCTGGGCGGGGGGCCAGGCCAGCACCGCCCCCTCCCACTGCACTCACACTGCTCCCTCATCCCTGCCTCCTTGCACTTGCGCAGCCGGCACTGCTGGCACTTGCGCCGCATGAAAGCGTCCATCTGGCAGGTTCCGCCACCCCGGCAGGCATAGCGCCGAGCCCCGCCACGGACCACACTGCGCCGGAAGAAGCCCTTGCAGCCTTCGCAGCTGAGCACGTTGTAGTGGAAGCCGGAGGCCTTGTCCCCGCAGACGCGGCAAAGCTCGTGGCCCAGCATCTTCGGGGCTGGGCCCTTCTTTCGCTTGCGCTCTGGCTCCTCTTCAGGATCTGGGATGACTGGGGTGGGTAGGTAAAGGCCATGAAAGAGCCACAAGAAGAAACAGGAACCAGAGGGATGAGCCCATAGGAGATCCCCGGGCAAAGCGCCagaggatggagggagagaggagttGCTGCTCACATTCAGGGAAATTGCAATTTAGAAAGATGTATATGTTAAGGAGACAGCAAGAACAATAAGCAAAGATCAGGGGCCTCCCATTAccatctctatttctttctcccttcctaaaCCCCTCCCCAAACCCCCACATCAACTCCAGGGCCCTGTCTCTGGGCCCTGTCTCACCCCAGTCCGCGCTGCAGGCTGAGCCGGCCTCATCAGTGCCTGGGACATCAGGGTCCGGACCCCCGGGCCACGGCTCCGGACCCTCCTCCTTTACAGTGGGTGAAGAAGAAGGGGCGCCAGGCTGAGGGGGACCATTTCCTGGAAGAAGGTGGAATCCGGGAGGGGTACAGTGAGCTTCTGCTAGTGTATGATAAGGGCTGGGTGGGGAAGAGAGTCACTCACCAGGCAGGGGGGTATCCAGGGAACTCGTGGTGGGAGAGGACATGGTGGGGTCACGGAGCAGCCTGTAGAATACAGGGGATTGAGAGCCTTGTGGGGCTAAGACGGATTGGATTAGGTCAGTTACAGGTCTTGACAGGGCTTCCCCTTTTTTGTCCATCTCTCCAGAGACCCTACTCTCAGCCACAACCCTGGTTCCTACCAGCCTATAAACCCTCCCCATCCTTCTAACAGGACCTGCCCCTTCTGTTCCATGCCAGCCTTCAGCTTGGGCTTaagccccgcccccgccccctcaGGTCCAATCCACCTGATTTTTCTAGGAAGGGCCCATTCACCTTTAATCATGCTCTGCCTTCCCGGCCTCCATCCCATGTGgtttccccccacccccttctTAAGACTCTACCTCACTTCTGCCCCAAGCATCCCTATTTCTCATTCTGACCCCACCTCCTCCTATTATGCTCCGCCCTCAACCTTCCAGGTTCAGTCCCTAGAGCCCCCATCATGGGCCTCCCAACACCCTGCCCCGCCCCATACGCATCCCTCCCTCCGAGCCTCACCCCCACAACCTGCTCCAGGTCCCGCCCCGTCCCCCTCCCATCATGCCCCGCCCCCGTCCCGCCTCCCATCATGCCCCGCCCCCGTCCCGCCTCCTCCCTTCTTGCTGCACCCCCACAACCTCTCTCCAGGCCCCGCCACATCTCCTCCCATCATGCCCCGCCccagccccgcccccagccccgccTCCTCCCTTCATGCCCCGCCCCCGCACCGCGCTCCAGGTCCCTCCCCATCACCTCCCATCATGCCCCGCCCCGCCTCCTCCATTCATGCTCCGCCCCCGCACCTCTCTCCAGGTCCCGCCCCTCTCCAAGCACCAGCGGGGGGCGGGGCTCATGGCTGCGCGCGGGGGTCTCGTGGACGGCCTCTCGCGGAGTGAACTACTCCTGTTGCCCTGGAAACAGCCGCAGGAGGCGCGAGTTACGGAGGGGAGGaaatggagggagagaagggggctGAGCAGAGTACGCGGGGAGCGCCGAGAAGCCCCGGGTTCGGGGCTCCTCTTGCGTCTCCCCACTCTCGGGTGCACCTGCCTGGGTTCCCTTGCTCTGCTTCTCTTCGTCCTCCTCTTTAGCCGCTGACCCACCGCTGCTACTCGAATACCCTCAAAAGTAACTTCGCCACTTCTTCCGGCAACCCCGCCCTTGCGTCACGTCCGGAAGAGGGGCGGAGCGTGAAAGTTGACGAACTTCCGGTCCGCTTAGGACCAGCCAAAGCTGCTGCCCCGCACGGAAGT
Proteins encoded in this window:
- the NR1H2 gene encoding oxysterols receptor LXR-beta isoform X1 produces the protein MSSPTTSSLDTPLPGNGPPQPGAPSSSPTVKEEGPEPWPGGPDPDVPGTDEAGSACSADWVIPDPEEEPERKRKKGPAPKMLGHELCRVCGDKASGFHYNVLSCEGCKGFFRRSVVRGGARRYACRGGGTCQMDAFMRRKCQQCRLRKCKEAGMREQCVLSEEQIRKKKIRKQQQQQSQSQSQSPAGPQGSSSSASGPGASPGGSEAGSQGSGEGEGVQLTAAQELMIQQLVAAQLQCNKRSFSDQPKVTPWPLGADPQSRDARQQRFAHFTELAIISVQEIVDFAKQVPGFLQLGREDQIALLKASTIEIMLLETARRYNHETECITFLKDFTYSKDDFHRAGLQVEFINPIFEFSRAMRRLGLDDAEYALLIAINIFSADRPNVQEPGRVEALQQPYVEALLSYTRIKRPQDQLRFPRMLMKLVSLRTLSSVHSEQVFALRLQDKKLPPLLSEIWDVHE